The following proteins are co-located in the Moraxella nasovis genome:
- a CDS encoding acyl-CoA dehydrogenase C-terminal domain-containing protein, giving the protein MLTYKAPLRDIKFLINEVFDFHSHYQGLDNGSTADPETVSMIVEGFADFAENVLSPIYQSADAEGCSFKDGEVTTPTGFKQAYRQFVEGGWQGISFPEEYGGMNLPMSLNLIKSEMMGTANWPWSMYPGLTIGSVNTILQYGTPDQKAIYLPKLITGEWSGTMCLTEAGCGTDLNQMKTRATPNEDGTYAITGTKIFISAGEHDLTENIVHIVLARLPDAPAGTKGISLFIVPKFLPNEAGELGDRNQVVCGSIEHKMGIKSSATCVINFDGATGFLIGEPNKGLKAMFTYMNTARIGTGIQGLAHIELAFQNALPYAKERRSMRALSGVKEPDKPADAIIHHADVRRMLLTQKAFAEGARSMVYHAARYADHLANAIIKEDEAAIKKWDDKLGFYTPILKGFLTELGIEAAKHGQQIYGGHGYIKETGMELIARDARISTLYEGTTGIQALDLLGRKVLLHGGGKVVREYTAGIMKWCGEYALDKDMRQFVWSLTKLCAEYNMLTARLLLTARKDRDIVSAASDDFLMYSGYLMMAYHWARMAAIAFDKMKNGGEQPYEFYLAKTQTAQFYFEKILPRTNAHAEAMTTPSSVMMQMDIEHFSF; this is encoded by the coding sequence ATGCTGACGTATAAAGCACCACTTAGAGACATTAAGTTTTTAATTAATGAAGTATTCGACTTTCATTCCCACTATCAAGGCTTAGATAATGGCAGTACCGCTGACCCTGAGACAGTCAGCATGATTGTCGAGGGTTTTGCCGACTTTGCTGAAAATGTGCTTTCGCCTATTTATCAGTCTGCAGACGCTGAAGGGTGCAGCTTTAAAGATGGTGAGGTAACGACACCGACAGGCTTTAAACAAGCATATCGGCAGTTCGTTGAAGGTGGCTGGCAAGGCATCTCATTTCCTGAAGAATACGGTGGTATGAACCTGCCAATGTCGCTTAATCTCATCAAATCTGAGATGATGGGCACAGCCAACTGGCCGTGGTCTATGTACCCTGGTCTTACCATCGGCTCGGTGAACACCATCTTACAGTATGGCACACCAGACCAAAAAGCCATCTACCTACCTAAGCTAATTACAGGGGAGTGGTCTGGGACAATGTGCTTAACCGAAGCTGGCTGCGGCACCGACCTAAACCAAATGAAAACTCGTGCCACACCAAACGAAGATGGCACATACGCCATCACAGGTACTAAGATTTTTATCTCAGCTGGCGAACACGACCTAACAGAAAATATCGTTCACATCGTATTGGCTCGCTTACCTGACGCACCTGCTGGCACTAAGGGCATCTCTTTATTTATCGTGCCAAAATTTTTACCAAATGAGGCAGGAGAATTAGGCGACCGCAATCAAGTGGTGTGCGGCTCTATTGAGCATAAAATGGGCATTAAATCGAGTGCCACTTGTGTGATTAACTTTGATGGAGCGACAGGCTTTTTAATTGGCGAGCCCAACAAAGGGCTTAAGGCGATGTTTACCTACATGAATACCGCTCGTATCGGCACAGGCATCCAAGGCTTAGCACATATCGAGCTTGCCTTTCAAAACGCCCTACCATATGCCAAAGAACGCCGTTCTATGCGTGCCTTATCGGGCGTCAAAGAGCCTGACAAGCCAGCTGATGCCATCATTCATCATGCAGACGTTCGCCGTATGCTACTGACCCAAAAGGCATTTGCCGAAGGGGCAAGATCCATGGTTTACCATGCGGCACGCTATGCTGATCATCTGGCAAATGCCATCATCAAAGAAGATGAAGCTGCCATCAAAAAGTGGGATGATAAATTAGGCTTTTATACGCCTATCCTAAAAGGGTTCTTAACAGAGCTTGGCATCGAAGCTGCCAAACACGGTCAACAAATCTATGGCGGTCACGGCTATATCAAAGAAACTGGCATGGAGCTTATTGCTCGTGATGCTCGTATCTCAACCTTATATGAAGGCACGACAGGCATTCAAGCATTAGACCTATTAGGGCGTAAAGTGTTGCTGCATGGCGGTGGCAAGGTGGTGCGTGAATACACTGCAGGCATTATGAAATGGTGTGGCGAGTACGCCTTAGATAAGGACATGCGTCAATTCGTCTGGTCGCTCACCAAACTGTGTGCTGAGTATAATATGCTAACTGCACGCCTGCTGCTGACTGCACGCAAAGACCGTGATATCGTCTCAGCAGCGTCTGATGACTTTTTAATGTACTCAGGTTATCTAATGATGGCATATCACTGGGCACGCATGGCAGCGATTGCATTTGATAAGATGAAAAATGGCGGAGAGCAGCCTTACGAGTTTTATCTTGCCAAAACCCAGACCGCTCAATTTTACTTTGAGAAAATTTTGCCACGCACCAACGCTCATGCTGAAGCGATGACAACGCCAAGCAGTGTCATGATGCAGATGGATATTGAGCATTTTAGTTTCTAG
- a CDS encoding glutamate-5-semialdehyde dehydrogenase, which produces MAINDIHEYMANVGKRAKVAASTLAASDTQTKNLALCAIKNAIIDHKDDILSQNAIDVANAKNSGLDSALLDRLVIDDARFDGMVASLNDVLGLQDPVGEIEQMTYRPSGIWLGKMRVPLGVVGMIYESRPNVTLEAASLAIKSGNAIILRGGSEAFYSNQAIARCVHMGLKAANLPTDCVQVLKTTDRSAVDSLITMTDCVDVVIPRGGKGLIERISKGASVPVIKHLDGNCHTYIDKDADNQMSVSIALNAKTSRYGTCNTTETLLVHEDKVDILVDVLSAMAAADENMQFRVCHRSQSVLANAKLNIIPATEDDWYAEYLAPILAVKVVTDIDEAISHINHYGSHHTDVIITNNYADSQKFIRQVDSSSVMVNASSRFADGFEYGLGAEIGISTDKIHARGPVGLHGLTSQKWIVLGSGQVR; this is translated from the coding sequence ATGGCTATCAACGACATTCACGAGTACATGGCAAATGTAGGTAAGCGTGCAAAAGTGGCGGCAAGCACTCTAGCTGCGAGCGATACACAGACGAAAAATTTGGCGTTATGTGCCATTAAAAATGCGATTATCGACCATAAAGACGACATTTTAAGCCAAAACGCCATTGATGTGGCAAATGCCAAAAACAGTGGGCTAGATAGTGCTTTGCTTGATCGCTTGGTGATTGATGATGCTCGCTTTGATGGTATGGTCGCGTCTTTAAATGATGTCTTAGGGTTACAAGACCCTGTGGGTGAGATTGAGCAGATGACCTATCGCCCATCAGGGATTTGGCTTGGCAAGATGAGAGTGCCGCTTGGGGTGGTGGGTATGATCTATGAGAGCCGCCCAAATGTTACCTTGGAGGCGGCAAGCCTTGCTATAAAGTCAGGTAACGCCATTATCTTGCGTGGCGGTTCTGAGGCGTTTTACTCAAACCAAGCCATCGCCCGCTGTGTACACATGGGGCTAAAGGCAGCTAATCTGCCAACAGACTGCGTGCAAGTGCTAAAGACAACCGATCGCAGTGCTGTGGATAGCCTAATCACCATGACAGACTGCGTGGATGTGGTAATCCCCCGTGGCGGCAAGGGGCTTATTGAGCGTATCTCAAAGGGTGCTAGCGTGCCTGTCATTAAGCATTTAGATGGCAATTGTCATACTTATATTGATAAAGATGCGGATAATCAGATGTCGGTAAGTATTGCACTTAATGCAAAGACTTCTCGTTATGGCACGTGCAACACGACTGAGACTTTGCTTGTGCATGAAGACAAGGTAGATATTTTGGTAGATGTGTTGTCTGCTATGGCAGCTGCTGATGAAAATATGCAATTTAGAGTGTGTCATCGGTCGCAGTCGGTTTTAGCCAATGCTAAGCTTAATATAATACCTGCCACAGAAGATGATTGGTATGCAGAGTATTTGGCGCCGATTTTGGCGGTTAAGGTGGTAACAGACATTGATGAGGCGATTAGTCATATTAATCACTACGGCAGCCATCATACTGATGTTATTATCACTAATAACTATGCCGATAGCCAAAAATTCATTCGTCAAGTGGACTCATCTAGTGTGATGGTAAATGCGTCTAGTCGTTTCGCTGATGGTTTTGAGTATGGACTTGGAGCAGAAATTGGCATCTCAACTGATAAAATCCACGCTCGTGGGCCTGTTGGGCTTCATGGGCTTACTTCCCAAAAGTGGATCGTGCTTGGCAGTGGTCAGGTGCGATAA